In Taeniopygia guttata chromosome 7, bTaeGut7.mat, whole genome shotgun sequence, a single window of DNA contains:
- the CTDSP1 gene encoding carboxy-terminal domain RNA polymerase II polypeptide A small phosphatase 1 isoform X2, producing the protein MEHQSIIAQVSREEGSAPLQEKGTQTPAKKPRSRSILQSLFCCLCRDEGEPCAGATGAPLLVEENGALPKAAVKHLLPEIKPQDASKLCVVIDLDETLVHSSFKPVNNADFIIPVEIDGIMHQVYVLKRPHVDEFLKRMGELFECVLFTASLAKYADPVADLLDKWGAFRARLFRESCVFHRGNYVKDLSRLGRDLRRIIIVDNSPASYIFHPDNAVPVASWFDNMADTELLDLLPFFERLSKVEDVYAVLKKQRTNS; encoded by the exons ATGGAGCACCAGTCCATCATCGCCCAGGTTagcagggaggaggggagcGCCCCGCTTCAGGAGAAAG GTACCCAGACCCCTGCCAAGAAGCCTCGAAGCCGCAGCATTCTCCAGTCCCTCTTCTGCTGCCTGTGCCGCGATGAAGGGGAGCCCTGCGCTGGCGCCACTGGCGCACCGCTGCTGGTGGAGGAGAACGGGGCACTGCCCAAG gctgctgtCAAGCACCTGCTGCCCGAGATCAAGCCACAGGACGCCAGCAAGCTCTGCGTGGTCATCGACCTGGATGAGACCCTGGTGCACAGCTCCTTCAAG CCAGTGAACAACGCCGACTTCATCATTCCCGTGGAAATCGATGGCATCATGCACCAG GTGTACGTGCTCAAGCGGCCGCACGTGGACGAGTTCCTGAAGCGCATGGGCGAGCTCTTCGAGTGTGTGCTcttcactgccagcctggccaAG TATGCGGACCCTGTGGCCGATCTGCTGGATAAATGGGGGGCTTTCCGGGCACGGCTTTTCCGGGAATCCTGTGTTTTTCATCGCGGCAACTACGTGAAGGACCTGAGCCGCCTGGGCCGTGACCTGCGCCGAATCATCATCGTGGACAACTCGCCCGCATCCTACATCTTCCACCCTGACAACGCC GTGCCGGTGGCCTCCTGGTTCGATAACATGGCAGACACGGAGCTGCTGGACCTGCTGCCCTTCTTTGAGAGACTCAGCAAGGTGGAGGACGTGTATGCAGTGCTCAAGAAGCAGCGGACTAACAGCTAA
- the CTDSP1 gene encoding carboxy-terminal domain RNA polymerase II polypeptide A small phosphatase 1 isoform X1: MSCAPPQPGPLHPAAEGCGDALGLQLGASGAVCTRCGPSEPWKARGVARIICAVSSGAGREVRAAPAGKLRQEGSRAPSCMPASPPPREGGLSGADARLPGLGSCQGREEQTWERAPSPVESSCPLQGSGPWPAGRGAQAGRGAAPGRAAAGPGPGTGGAAGTVALPLGHGVGRVNLSASVSLRSANGDCGNGAQGRALRSDWPLASGALEPANETRELPGGGAKNGVSPAPSERPRPPSGAVPPGRDRGDRPRAHGCPRAGVSGHAGGPTGVTRGVGCAGTQTPAKKPRSRSILQSLFCCLCRDEGEPCAGATGAPLLVEENGALPKAAVKHLLPEIKPQDASKLCVVIDLDETLVHSSFKPVNNADFIIPVEIDGIMHQVYVLKRPHVDEFLKRMGELFECVLFTASLAKYADPVADLLDKWGAFRARLFRESCVFHRGNYVKDLSRLGRDLRRIIIVDNSPASYIFHPDNAVPVASWFDNMADTELLDLLPFFERLSKVEDVYAVLKKQRTNS, translated from the exons ATGAGCTGCGCGCCGCCTCAGCCCGGCCCCTTGCATCCCGCTGCCGAGGGCTGCGGAGATgcgctggggctgcagctcggAGCGAGCGGGGCTGTCTGCACCCGCTGCGGGCCCTCGGAGCCCTGGAAGGCTCGGGGCGTCGCTCGGATTATTTGCGCTGTTTCCTCTGGAGCCGGGCGAGAGGTGCGCGCAGCGCCggcggggaaactgaggcaggaagGGAGCCGAGCGCCCTCCTGCATGCCGGCGTCCCCTCCACCCCGCGAAGGGGGTTTGTCGGGGGCCGATGCTCGTCTCCCTGGCCTGGGAAGCTGCCAGGGCCGGGAGGAGCAAACGTGGGAACGAGCCCCGTCCCCAGTGGAGAGCTCCTGCCCACTACAGGGCTCCGGGCCCTGGCCCGCCggaaggggggcacaggcagggcggggtgcagccccgggccgggctgcggcAGGACCCGGCCCCGGGACCGGTGGGGCCGCTGGAACCGTCGCGCTGCCCCTGGGGCATGGGGTGGGCAGGGTCAACctctctgcctcagtttcccttcgCTCCGCCAATGGGGATTGCGGGAACGGCGCCCAGGGGCGGGCGCTTCGTTCTGATTGGCCTCTCGCCTCCGGTGCACTCGAGCCGGCCAATGAGACGAGGGAGTTGCCTGGAGGAGGGGCAAAGAACGGCGTAAGCCCCGCCCCCTCGGAGAGACCCCGCCCCCCGAGTGGGGCAGTGCCCCCGGGGCGGGACCGCGGGGACCGGCCCCGGGCCCACGGCTGCCCCCGGGCTGGGGTCTCCGGGCACGCAGGGGGGCCCACGGGCGTCACTCGTGGAGTGGGGTGTGCCG GTACCCAGACCCCTGCCAAGAAGCCTCGAAGCCGCAGCATTCTCCAGTCCCTCTTCTGCTGCCTGTGCCGCGATGAAGGGGAGCCCTGCGCTGGCGCCACTGGCGCACCGCTGCTGGTGGAGGAGAACGGGGCACTGCCCAAG gctgctgtCAAGCACCTGCTGCCCGAGATCAAGCCACAGGACGCCAGCAAGCTCTGCGTGGTCATCGACCTGGATGAGACCCTGGTGCACAGCTCCTTCAAG CCAGTGAACAACGCCGACTTCATCATTCCCGTGGAAATCGATGGCATCATGCACCAG GTGTACGTGCTCAAGCGGCCGCACGTGGACGAGTTCCTGAAGCGCATGGGCGAGCTCTTCGAGTGTGTGCTcttcactgccagcctggccaAG TATGCGGACCCTGTGGCCGATCTGCTGGATAAATGGGGGGCTTTCCGGGCACGGCTTTTCCGGGAATCCTGTGTTTTTCATCGCGGCAACTACGTGAAGGACCTGAGCCGCCTGGGCCGTGACCTGCGCCGAATCATCATCGTGGACAACTCGCCCGCATCCTACATCTTCCACCCTGACAACGCC GTGCCGGTGGCCTCCTGGTTCGATAACATGGCAGACACGGAGCTGCTGGACCTGCTGCCCTTCTTTGAGAGACTCAGCAAGGTGGAGGACGTGTATGCAGTGCTCAAGAAGCAGCGGACTAACAGCTAA
- the VIL1 gene encoding villin-1 has protein sequence MVELSAKVSRTLNKTTPGIQIWRIENMEMVPVPTKSYGNFYEGDCYVLLSTRKSGSNFSYDIHYWLGKESSQDEQGAAAIYTTQMDDHLGSVAVQHREAQGHESDTFRAYFKQGLVYKKGGVASGMKHVETNTYNVQRLLHVKGKKNVVAGEVEMSWKSFNRGDVFLLDLGQLIIQWNGPESNRNERLRAMTLAKDIRDRERGGRAKVGVVDGEDEDASPGLMKVLKHVLGEKRDIQPAIPDVKVDQALKSSLKLYHVSNTSGNLVIQEVAVRPLTQDMLLHEDCYILDQGGIKIFVWKGKNANKEEKQQAMSRALGFIKAKNYPDSTSVETENDGSESAIFRQLFQKWTVPNQSSGLGKTHTVGKVAKVEQVKFDATTLHAKPQMAAQQKMVDDGSGEVEVWRVEDNELVPVEKKWLGHFYGGDCYLVLYTYFVGPKVNRIIYIWQGRQASTDELAASAYQAVALDQKYNNEPVQIRVTMGKEPAHLMAIFKGKMVVYAGGTSRAGSTEPTPSTRLFQVHGTNEYNTKAFEVPVRASSLNSNDVFVLKTPSCCYLWYGKGCSGDEREMAKTVADIISKLEKPVIAEGQEPPEFWLALGGKSQYASSKRLQEENPSVPPRLFECSNKTGTFLATEIIDFTQDDLEESDVYLLDAWDQVFLWLGKGANESEKEAAAVMAQEYLRSHPSGRDLDTPIIVVKQGYEPPTFTGWFLAWDPLNWDDKKSYETLRAELGDESSLGQLTSVLTSRQEVFTASTTLVPTKLETFPLDVLVNTAAEDLPRGVDPSRKEDHLSDADFKAVFGMSRSAFSSLPLWKQQNLKKDKGLF, from the exons ATGGTGGAGCTCAGCGCCAAAGTCTCCAGGACCCTGAACAAGACCACGCCTGGCATCCAGATATGGCGAATTgag aACATGGAGATGGTGCCTGTGCCCACCAAAAGCTACGGCAACTTCTACGAGGGGGATTGCTACGTCCTGCTGTCG ACACGCAAGTCCGGGAGCAACTTCAGCTACGACATCCACTACTGGCTGGGCAAGGAGTCAAGCCAGGATGAGCAGGGGGCGGCGGCGATCTACACCACCCAGATGGATGATCACCTGGGCTCCGTGGCCGTGCAGCACCGCGAGGCCCAGGGACACGAGAGCGACACCTTCCGCGCCTACTTCAAGCAGGGACTCGT ctaTAAGAAGGGTGGGGTGGCCTCAGGCATGAAGCATGTGGAGACAAACACCTACAACGTCCAGCGACTGCTGCATGTGAAGGGCAAGAAGAATGTGGTGGCAGGAGAG GTGGAGATGAGCTGGAAAAGCTTCAACAGAGGAGACGTATTCCTGCTGGACCTGGGCCAGCTCATCATCCAGTGGAACGGCCCTGAGAGCAACCGAAACGAGAGGCTGAGG GCAATGACCCTGGCCAAGGATATCCGGGACCGGGAACGCGGGGGCCGTGCCAAGGTGGGCGTAGTGGAtggtgaggatgaggatgccTCACCAGGACTCATGAAGGTCCTTAAGCATGTGCTGGGTGAGAAGAGGGACATCCAGCCAGCCATCCCTGATGTCAAAGTGGACCAGGCACTCAAATCCTCCCTCAAGCTCTACCA TGTCTCCAACACCAGTGGAAACCTGGTCATACAGGAGGTGGCAGTTCGACCCCTAACTCAAGACATGTTGCTGCACGAG GACTGCTACATCCTTGATCAAGGAGGTATCAAGATCTTTGTCTGGAAGGGCAAGAATGCCAACaaggaggagaagcagcaggcGATGAGCAGGGCGCTG GGCTTCATCAAAGCCAAGAACTATCCAGACAGCACCAGTGTGGAAACAGAGAATGATGGGTCCGAGTCAGCCATCTTCAGGCAACTCTTTCAAAAATGGACTGTCCCCAACCAGAGCAGTGGGTTGGGCAAGACCCACACTGTGGGCAAAGTGG ccaaGGTGGAGCAGGTGAAGTTTGACGCTACCACGCTGCATGCCAAGCCCCAGATGGCTGCCCAGCAGAAGATGGTGGATGATGGATCTGGAGAAGTGGAG GTCTGGCGTGTGGAGGACAATGAGCTGGTGCCTGTAGAGAAGAAGTGGCTGGGCCATTTCTATGGCGGGGATTGCTACTTGGTGCTCTACACCTATTTTGTGGGGCCCAAGGTGAACCGCATCATCTACATCTGGCAG ggccgCCAAGCCAGCACAGATGAACTGGCCGCCTCTGCCTACCAAGCTGTCGCCCTGGACCAGAAGTACAACAACGAGCCCGTGCAGATCCGTGTCACCATGGGCAAGGAGCCGGCCCATCTGATGGCCATCTTCAAGGGCAAGATGGTGGTGTACGCG ggTGGCACATCACGggcaggcagcacagagcccaCACCCTCCACCCGCCTCTTCCAAGTGCACGGCACCAACGAGTACAACACCAAAGCCTTCGAGGTGCCTGTCCGTGCCTCCTCCCTCAACTCCAATGATGTCTTTGTGCTCAAAACCCCCAGCTGCTGCTACCTCTGGTATGGGAAG ggctgcagcgGGGATGAACGTGAGATGGCCAAGACTGTGGCTGACATCATCTCCAAGTTGGAGAAGCCAGTGATTGCAGAAGGACAGGAGCCACCTGAGTTCTGGCTGGCCCTGGGGGGCAAGTCCCAATATGCCAGTAGCAAGAG gctgcaggaggagaacccctctgtgcccccccgACTCTTTGAGTGCTCCAACAAGACAGGCACCTTCTTGGCCACAGAAATCATAGACTTCACCCAGGATGACCTGGAGGAGAGTGATGTTTACCTACTAGATGCCTGGGACCAG GTTTTCCTCTGGCTTGGGAAAGGCGCCAATGAGTCAGAGAAGGAGGCGGCAGCAGTGATGGCACAGGAGTACCTGCGGAGCCACCCCAGTGGGCGAGACCTTGACACCCCCATCATTGTGGTGAAGCAGGGTTATGAGCCCCCCACCTTCACCGGCTGGTTCCTGGCCTGGGACCCTCTCAACTGGGAC GACAAGAAATCCTACGAGACGctgagagctgagctgggcGATGAGAGCAGCCTCGGGCAGCTCACCTCA GTGCTCACATCCAGGCAAGAGGTCTTCACTGCCTCCACCACCCTTGTCCCCACCAAACTGGAGACCTTCCCCTTGGATGTGCTGGTGAACACCGCAGCCGAGGACCTGCCCCGGGGCGtggatcccagcaggaaggaG GACCACCTCTCCGATGCGGACTTCAAGGCTGTTTTTGGCATGAGCCGCTCTGCCTTCAGCAGCCTGCCCTTGTGGAAACAACAGAATCTCAAGAAGGACAAAGGACTCTTCTAG